One stretch of Roseimicrobium sp. ORNL1 DNA includes these proteins:
- a CDS encoding GHMP kinase — protein sequence MVIRKHAHARAGLVGNPSDGYFGKTISFVIRNFGAEVVLYETPELRIEPNDRDHSVFTDINHLAKDVRQFGYYGGIRLLKATVKRFADYCAKEGIPLHGRNFTLRYESNVPPQVGMAGSSAIICACLRALMEFYNVDVPLHIQPNLVLSVENDELGIPAGLQDRVIQVYEGVVFMDFNRGLMEERGYGNYEIIDPSLLPPLYVAYTRQLSEGTEVFHNDIRSRWNRGEREIVSAMYHWAGLAERVKEMLLSGRGRDIGPLLNENFDLRRRLYKISKGNTDMVDAARSVGASAKFTGSGGAIVGTYEDEAMYKKLEAAFSELGVAVIQPQILRA from the coding sequence ATGGTTATCCGCAAGCACGCTCACGCCCGCGCCGGCCTCGTCGGCAATCCCTCCGACGGCTACTTCGGAAAAACCATCTCGTTCGTCATCCGGAACTTCGGCGCAGAAGTCGTGCTCTATGAGACCCCCGAACTGCGCATCGAGCCGAATGACCGCGACCACTCAGTGTTCACGGACATCAACCATCTGGCGAAGGACGTGCGGCAGTTCGGCTACTACGGCGGCATCCGCCTGCTGAAGGCCACGGTGAAACGCTTCGCGGACTATTGCGCAAAGGAGGGCATCCCGCTGCACGGCCGCAATTTCACCCTGCGCTACGAGAGCAATGTGCCCCCGCAGGTGGGCATGGCCGGCAGCAGCGCCATCATCTGCGCGTGCCTGCGCGCGCTGATGGAGTTTTACAACGTGGATGTCCCTCTGCACATCCAGCCAAACCTCGTGCTGAGCGTGGAGAATGATGAACTGGGCATCCCAGCCGGACTTCAGGACCGCGTCATCCAGGTGTATGAGGGTGTAGTATTCATGGATTTCAACCGCGGCCTCATGGAGGAGCGCGGTTACGGAAACTACGAGATCATCGACCCCTCTCTTCTTCCTCCCCTGTATGTGGCCTACACCCGCCAGCTCAGCGAAGGCACGGAAGTGTTCCACAATGACATCCGCTCCCGCTGGAACCGTGGCGAGCGCGAAATCGTGAGCGCCATGTACCACTGGGCCGGCCTCGCCGAGCGCGTGAAGGAGATGCTGCTCAGCGGACGCGGACGCGACATCGGTCCGCTGCTCAACGAGAACTTCGACCTGCGCCGCCGCCTTTACAAGATCAGCAAGGGCAATACCGACATGGTGGACGCCGCACGCTCCGTGGGAGCCAGCGCGAAATTCACCGGCAGCGGTGGCGCCATCGTCGGCACCTATGAAGATGAGGCGATGTACAAGAAGCTCGAGGCCGCCTTCAGCGAACTGGGTGTCGCAGTGATTCAGCCGCAAATCTTGCGCGCGTAG
- the pta gene encoding phosphate acetyltransferase yields MPHTLYLTPSGSGVGLTSLALGLVRALDKRGVRVAFCKPIGQRDGKDTGPERSTHFLRSITSLKPAEPIPLEQAERLISAGRMDELLERVVGIYHESASDADVVIVEGLVHTAENPHADELNLQLAKTLSAEIILAGALGDLSQEEFETRLEYAAKQFGGIENPSVIGCLINRVPHAEGKSFASLVTELSAGSRLFGKLSGFHLIGAVPQNYAIGSCRTVDVQRYLNATVLFEGEMNTRRVRKFVLLARTVPNMLSSFAPGNLLITPADRSDVILAACLASLNDVPMAGLLLTGHLEVPPGIFDLCRAAIERGLPILHVGTDSWHTSANIAQMGREVPADDLERVVESMDFVAGYIDSEWIASHAAIPVEARLSPAAFCFKLTELARAAEKRVVLPEGNEPRTVKAASLCAQRGIARCVLLGNAEEIHRVAKGQQVELPASVEILDPASVRERYVAPLVEMRKNKGLTPVQAAELLEDNVWVGTMMLALGEVDGLVSGAVHSTANTIRPALQIIKTKPGAKVVSSIFFMCLPDQVLVYGDCAVNPNPDAETLADIAIQSADSALTFGLPVRVAMISYSTGESGSGEDVDKVREATRIAKTKRPDLVLDGPLQYDAAAIADVAASKAPDSPVAGKASVFIFPDLNTGNTTYKAVQRSANVISIGPMLQGMKRPVNDLSRGALVEDIVYTIALTAIQAGQG; encoded by the coding sequence ATGCCACATACACTCTACCTCACTCCCAGCGGTTCCGGAGTTGGCCTGACTTCACTGGCTCTCGGATTGGTGCGGGCCCTGGACAAGCGCGGTGTGCGCGTCGCCTTCTGCAAGCCGATTGGTCAACGGGACGGGAAAGACACCGGGCCGGAGCGCTCTACGCATTTCCTGCGTTCGATTACGTCGCTGAAACCCGCGGAGCCGATTCCGCTGGAGCAGGCGGAGCGTTTGATCTCAGCCGGGCGCATGGATGAATTGCTGGAGCGCGTGGTAGGCATCTACCATGAGTCAGCCTCAGACGCGGATGTCGTGATTGTGGAAGGTCTGGTCCACACGGCTGAGAACCCCCATGCAGATGAATTGAACCTGCAACTCGCGAAGACCCTGAGCGCGGAAATCATCCTGGCCGGAGCGCTGGGGGATTTGTCCCAGGAGGAGTTCGAGACGCGGCTGGAGTATGCCGCGAAGCAGTTCGGCGGCATTGAGAATCCCTCGGTGATCGGATGCCTCATCAATCGTGTACCTCATGCGGAGGGGAAGTCCTTTGCCTCGCTGGTCACGGAGTTGAGCGCAGGTAGTCGGCTGTTTGGGAAGTTGTCCGGTTTTCATCTCATCGGCGCCGTGCCGCAGAACTACGCCATCGGCTCCTGCCGCACGGTGGATGTGCAGCGGTACCTGAATGCGACCGTGCTGTTCGAGGGAGAGATGAACACACGGCGGGTGAGAAAATTCGTCCTGCTCGCGCGCACCGTGCCAAACATGCTGAGCTCGTTTGCCCCGGGGAATTTGCTGATCACGCCCGCTGACCGCAGTGATGTGATTCTCGCGGCGTGTCTGGCGAGCTTGAACGACGTGCCAATGGCGGGGTTGTTGCTGACGGGTCATCTCGAAGTGCCGCCGGGAATTTTTGATCTGTGCCGGGCGGCCATCGAGAGGGGGCTGCCGATCCTGCATGTGGGTACGGATAGCTGGCACACCTCCGCGAACATTGCGCAGATGGGCCGTGAGGTTCCGGCGGATGACTTGGAGCGGGTGGTGGAGAGCATGGATTTCGTGGCCGGATACATCGACAGCGAGTGGATCGCGTCCCACGCAGCCATTCCGGTGGAGGCGCGGTTGTCGCCTGCGGCGTTCTGCTTCAAGCTGACCGAACTGGCCCGGGCTGCGGAAAAGAGAGTCGTGTTGCCAGAGGGCAACGAGCCCCGCACGGTCAAGGCGGCATCCTTGTGCGCGCAGAGGGGAATTGCCCGGTGCGTGTTGCTGGGCAATGCAGAAGAAATCCATCGTGTGGCGAAAGGGCAGCAGGTGGAGCTGCCGGCCTCGGTGGAGATTCTGGATCCCGCCTCCGTTCGCGAGCGCTACGTGGCTCCGCTGGTGGAGATGCGTAAAAACAAGGGACTCACCCCGGTGCAAGCAGCGGAGCTGCTGGAGGACAATGTCTGGGTGGGCACGATGATGCTGGCCCTCGGCGAGGTGGATGGTCTGGTGTCAGGCGCGGTGCACTCGACGGCGAATACCATCCGTCCGGCACTGCAGATCATCAAAACCAAGCCAGGCGCGAAGGTGGTCTCGTCCATCTTCTTCATGTGCCTGCCGGATCAGGTGCTCGTCTATGGTGACTGTGCGGTGAATCCCAATCCCGATGCGGAAACGCTGGCAGACATTGCGATTCAAAGCGCGGATTCGGCCCTCACGTTTGGATTGCCGGTACGGGTGGCTATGATCAGCTATTCGACCGGGGAGTCCGGCAGCGGAGAGGATGTCGACAAGGTGCGCGAGGCCACGCGCATCGCCAAGACGAAGCGACCCGATTTGGTACTGGATGGTCCCTTGCAGTATGACGCCGCGGCGATTGCGGATGTGGCCGCCTCGAAAGCTCCGGACAGTCCTGTGGCTGGAAAGGCGAGCGTTTTCATCTTCCCCGATCTCAATACCGGAAACACGACCTACAAAGCCGTGCAACGCAGTGCGAATGTCATCAGCATCGGTCCCATGCTGCAGGGCATGAAGCGTCCGGTGAACGATCTCTCGCGTGGCGCGCTGGTGGAGGACATCGTGTATACCATCGCGCTGACGGCTATTCAGGCGGGGCAGGGGTGA
- the ispH gene encoding 4-hydroxy-3-methylbut-2-enyl diphosphate reductase, whose protein sequence is MTIHLAKHHGMCFGVRDALRATHSAAQAAPVTILGQLVHNPLVDAHLRTLGVQMGTLSDAPSAPTPDVVITAHGASDNQRTAWKEAGYRVTDTTCPLVHKAHDALRTLVREGYFPVVIGQAGHVEVRGLVGDFPEAIVLLTEEEAAEVPFRPKFGVISQTTQPVTHVLKVVDALKRCHPRAEVRFVDTVCQPTKQRQTALVELCAVCDTVVVIGGRNSNNTRQLVESARKLGSIAHQVERAEDLDPAWFQKSQHVGVTAGTSTLDETVRAVMDRLQVLAAEQKSGSALAGLVSMVTSRVQ, encoded by the coding sequence ATGACCATCCATCTCGCCAAACATCACGGCATGTGCTTCGGCGTTCGCGACGCCCTCCGTGCCACCCATTCCGCTGCACAGGCCGCCCCGGTCACCATCCTCGGCCAGCTCGTGCACAATCCTTTGGTAGATGCCCACCTCCGCACGCTCGGCGTGCAGATGGGCACCCTCAGCGATGCGCCCTCCGCTCCCACTCCCGACGTGGTCATCACGGCGCATGGCGCCTCGGACAACCAACGTACCGCCTGGAAAGAAGCCGGCTATCGTGTCACCGACACCACCTGTCCGCTGGTGCACAAGGCGCATGACGCCCTGCGCACCCTGGTGCGGGAGGGGTACTTCCCCGTCGTCATCGGCCAGGCAGGGCATGTGGAGGTGCGTGGTCTGGTGGGGGATTTCCCGGAGGCCATCGTGCTTCTGACAGAGGAGGAGGCTGCGGAGGTCCCCTTTCGACCAAAGTTCGGCGTCATCAGCCAGACCACCCAACCGGTCACGCATGTGCTGAAGGTGGTGGATGCGCTGAAGCGTTGCCATCCGCGCGCTGAAGTGCGCTTCGTGGATACCGTGTGCCAGCCGACGAAGCAGCGGCAGACCGCGCTCGTGGAGCTCTGCGCTGTGTGTGATACGGTGGTGGTGATTGGCGGACGGAACAGCAACAACACCCGCCAGCTCGTGGAATCGGCACGAAAGCTGGGGAGCATAGCCCACCAGGTGGAGCGAGCGGAAGACTTGGACCCTGCGTGGTTTCAGAAATCACAGCACGTGGGCGTGACCGCAGGTACCAGCACGTTGGATGAGACCGTGCGCGCGGTGATGGATCGCCTGCAGGTCCTCGCCGCGGAACAAAAGTCCGGCAGTGCTCTGGCGGGTCTCGTGAGCATGGTGACCAGCCGCGTGCAGTAG
- a CDS encoding SdpI family protein — MKTMLKREWLLLLVIAAPFVFLAAVWPQIPERIPIHFNASFVPDGWMKKPWGALLLPLTSPLMVLITRLWFRFDPKMAKCDPETREHVGKVLHQVLVATCVLFGALSVAVIWAAWGDLHPVIAVINYGIPLMFLVVGNSMSKLRPNYTIGIRVPWTLESPVVWTKTHRFGGRLMVALGLGLLVAVCFGLEKAWYAWVLLAGIGVWAVAVIAYSFILSRRETRIAM, encoded by the coding sequence ATGAAAACGATGCTCAAAAGGGAATGGCTGCTTCTTCTCGTCATCGCAGCCCCGTTCGTGTTTCTCGCCGCCGTCTGGCCACAGATTCCTGAGCGAATTCCGATTCACTTCAATGCTTCCTTCGTTCCAGATGGCTGGATGAAGAAGCCGTGGGGTGCGCTCCTGCTGCCGCTCACGAGTCCACTGATGGTGCTCATCACCCGGTTGTGGTTCCGCTTTGATCCGAAGATGGCCAAGTGCGATCCCGAGACCCGAGAGCACGTGGGGAAGGTGCTGCATCAGGTCTTGGTGGCCACCTGTGTGTTATTCGGTGCGCTCAGTGTGGCGGTCATCTGGGCCGCATGGGGCGACCTGCATCCTGTCATCGCCGTGATCAACTATGGCATCCCGTTGATGTTTCTGGTGGTTGGGAACAGCATGAGCAAGCTCCGGCCGAACTACACCATCGGCATCCGCGTGCCGTGGACCCTGGAATCCCCGGTGGTGTGGACGAAGACGCACCGCTTCGGCGGCCGCCTCATGGTCGCGCTGGGATTGGGCCTTCTGGTGGCGGTTTGTTTCGGCCTGGAGAAGGCATGGTACGCCTGGGTGCTCCTGGCTGGAATCGGTGTGTGGGCCGTGGCCGTGATTGCTTATTCGTTTATTTTGTCGCGCCGGGAGACACGCATCGCGATGTGA
- a CDS encoding N-acetylmuramic acid 6-phosphate etherase, with the protein MSKPPMEHPRTFLGIETGATHTTVLLVDEKDQTLQRFDLGPANVRLLTNVEIAKVFREIKRRTGEPSAVAAGMAGLRNEADEKRVRDLAVHEWPGIPFHATNDLETALEAAGPWPDKAEARVLLLSGTGSCAYGRNTEGRTVKFGGRGHILGDRGSAIDIALQALRAIVYQQDLKAQFPALGQAILRALQLNNPDDLIPWTQEAAKGDIAQLAVTVFREAEKGDSLARDVLREAADRLADMAANCAAHLVNEGAHVQFILAGGTLLKQPVFANSVSKRLHARWSDCRVEKLKHESVWGAITLAKTLLPVVPGASGSSLPAALIPSPESSEPADATPVPLASLAKSPTELRNPRTMALDTMALDEAIELLVDENEVAVHAVLQQKEEIRWLIEKTVAAFQSGGRLFYVGAGTSGRLGVLDASECPPTFRAPPEQVQGIIAGGQRALWSAVEGAEDSTEGGASAARHRGIKKGDVLVGIAASGRTPYVWGALREAKSAGATTALLAFNPHLDVSAAWAPDKLILIDVGPEPLTGSTRMKSGTATKVVLNTLTTLAMVHTGKVLSNLMVDMNPSNVKLRDRAVRLVRELTGKDEDAAREALDQHDWVVKNAVQSLR; encoded by the coding sequence ATGTCAAAGCCACCCATGGAGCACCCACGCACCTTTCTCGGAATCGAAACAGGGGCGACACACACCACCGTACTGCTGGTGGATGAAAAGGACCAGACGCTGCAACGATTTGATCTCGGTCCTGCCAATGTGCGCCTGCTGACGAATGTGGAAATCGCGAAGGTCTTCCGCGAAATCAAGCGTCGCACCGGTGAACCCTCTGCGGTGGCGGCGGGCATGGCAGGTCTGCGCAACGAGGCGGACGAAAAGCGTGTACGGGATCTGGCCGTGCATGAGTGGCCGGGCATCCCCTTCCACGCCACCAACGATCTCGAAACCGCGCTGGAAGCCGCAGGCCCATGGCCGGACAAGGCGGAAGCGCGCGTGCTCCTGTTAAGCGGCACCGGCTCCTGCGCCTACGGCCGCAATACCGAAGGACGCACGGTGAAATTTGGCGGACGAGGACACATCCTCGGAGATCGGGGCAGTGCCATCGATATCGCCCTGCAAGCGCTACGCGCCATCGTGTACCAACAGGATCTAAAGGCTCAATTCCCTGCACTGGGTCAAGCGATCCTGCGTGCGCTGCAATTGAACAATCCGGACGATCTCATCCCCTGGACCCAGGAGGCCGCAAAGGGTGATATTGCCCAGCTTGCAGTAACCGTGTTTCGGGAGGCGGAGAAGGGAGACAGCCTGGCCCGCGATGTCTTGCGTGAGGCCGCGGATCGTCTCGCGGACATGGCAGCGAACTGTGCCGCACATCTCGTGAACGAAGGCGCGCACGTGCAGTTCATTCTCGCGGGCGGCACGCTGCTGAAGCAGCCCGTGTTTGCGAACTCGGTGAGCAAGCGACTCCATGCGCGCTGGAGTGACTGCCGGGTGGAAAAGCTCAAGCACGAGAGTGTGTGGGGCGCCATCACTCTCGCGAAGACTCTTCTGCCTGTGGTGCCGGGTGCTTCCGGATCTTCCCTGCCTGCGGCATTGATTCCTTCTCCCGAGTCCAGTGAGCCTGCGGACGCAACACCTGTCCCGCTTGCCTCCCTCGCGAAATCGCCCACCGAACTGCGCAATCCGAGGACCATGGCGCTCGATACCATGGCGCTCGATGAAGCAATCGAACTGCTGGTAGACGAGAATGAAGTCGCGGTGCACGCGGTGCTCCAGCAGAAGGAAGAGATCCGCTGGCTCATTGAAAAGACCGTGGCCGCTTTCCAGAGTGGTGGCCGTCTGTTCTATGTGGGCGCCGGCACGAGTGGTCGGCTCGGCGTGCTGGATGCCAGCGAATGTCCTCCCACCTTCCGCGCCCCGCCGGAGCAGGTGCAGGGCATCATTGCCGGTGGCCAGCGTGCCCTCTGGAGTGCGGTGGAGGGCGCTGAAGACAGCACCGAGGGCGGCGCCAGCGCGGCGCGCCATCGTGGAATCAAGAAAGGCGACGTACTGGTAGGCATCGCTGCGAGCGGCCGCACGCCTTATGTCTGGGGTGCCCTGCGTGAAGCAAAAAGCGCCGGCGCCACCACGGCGCTGCTGGCCTTCAATCCGCACCTCGACGTTTCCGCCGCCTGGGCTCCGGACAAACTCATTCTCATCGACGTAGGTCCCGAGCCGCTCACCGGCAGCACGCGCATGAAATCCGGCACGGCCACCAAGGTAGTGCTCAATACCCTCACGACGCTGGCGATGGTGCACACCGGAAAGGTGCTGAGCAACCTGATGGTGGACATGAATCCCAGCAATGTGAAGCTGCGCGACCGTGCTGTGCGGCTGGTCCGCGAACTCACGGGCAAGGATGAAGACGCCGCACGCGAGGCGCTGGACCAGCATGACTGGGTGGTGAAGAACGCGGTGCAGTCCCTTCGCTGA
- a CDS encoding acetate kinase has translation MGTREPDNVLVINCGSSSLKFAVIEPTSGQVLVQGLAERLNTEEGRLQVKPAEGERTTDAIPRMSHAKALEAILKRLQSFKISAVGHRVVHGGEYFSGSVQLDEEAVRKIAACEVLAPLHNPANIVGIRAAMTSFPELPHVAVFDTAFHQTMPPHAYLYALRYELYEKHQVRRYGFHGTSHRYVSGKAAEMLGKPVDSLQMITSHLGNGCSACAVKEGKSVDTTMGLTPLEGLVMGTRSGDVDPNLLLFLVENTGRDFRDVTDLLNRGSGLLGISGLSNDMRTLQEAADKGDRRADLAIAIFCYRLAKGIMALAASLDRLDAVVFTGGIGENSAPVRERTLASLKVLKAEVSPELNAVHGKHAAGRITTETSGLLAMVVPTNEELVIAREAIAFVHG, from the coding sequence GTGGGAACACGTGAACCGGACAACGTCTTGGTGATCAACTGCGGAAGCTCATCACTGAAGTTTGCAGTGATCGAGCCAACCAGCGGTCAGGTACTGGTACAAGGTCTGGCCGAAAGGTTGAACACCGAAGAGGGACGGCTGCAGGTAAAGCCAGCCGAGGGAGAGCGGACGACGGATGCGATTCCGCGGATGAGCCACGCGAAGGCCTTGGAGGCCATCTTGAAAAGGCTGCAGAGTTTCAAGATATCCGCCGTGGGCCACCGTGTGGTGCATGGCGGAGAATACTTTTCCGGAAGTGTGCAGCTGGATGAGGAAGCGGTAAGGAAGATAGCTGCCTGCGAGGTATTGGCCCCTTTGCACAATCCGGCCAACATCGTGGGCATCCGCGCGGCCATGACGAGCTTTCCTGAGCTGCCTCATGTGGCGGTGTTCGACACGGCATTCCATCAGACGATGCCTCCCCATGCGTACCTGTATGCGTTGCGGTACGAGCTGTATGAGAAGCATCAGGTGCGGCGGTATGGCTTCCACGGCACGAGCCATCGCTATGTGTCCGGCAAGGCGGCGGAAATGCTGGGCAAGCCGGTGGATTCGCTCCAGATGATCACCTCGCATCTCGGCAACGGCTGCAGTGCGTGTGCGGTGAAGGAGGGGAAGAGCGTGGATACCACGATGGGCCTGACGCCCCTCGAGGGTCTGGTCATGGGGACCCGCAGCGGCGATGTGGACCCGAACCTGTTGCTCTTCCTCGTGGAGAATACAGGAAGAGACTTTCGCGATGTGACCGACCTGCTGAATCGCGGAAGTGGCCTGCTGGGCATCTCCGGTTTGAGCAATGACATGCGGACCCTGCAAGAGGCTGCGGATAAGGGGGACCGGCGGGCGGATCTGGCCATCGCTATTTTTTGTTATCGCCTTGCCAAAGGAATCATGGCGCTTGCCGCATCGCTGGACCGGTTGGATGCGGTGGTGTTCACCGGCGGCATCGGGGAGAATTCCGCGCCTGTGCGGGAGCGGACCCTTGCATCGCTGAAGGTATTGAAAGCCGAGGTGAGCCCGGAACTGAATGCGGTGCATGGAAAGCATGCCGCTGGCCGCATCACCACGGAAACGTCAGGATTGCTGGCGATGGTGGTGCCCACCAATGAGGAACTCGTGATTGCCAGGGAGGCGATTGCTTTTGTCCATGGCTGA
- a CDS encoding autorepressor SdpR family transcription factor, with protein MTALFQALNDDTRRAILDLLRQGDLSAGAIAEHFKLGKPTVSHHLDLLKRAGLVTSEKQGQFVIYTLSTSVLEDALRWILTLTKGGTPATPTSNGVTKASSSKTKTTQIRHENDAQKGMAASSRHRSPVRVSRRRLATDS; from the coding sequence ATGACGGCTCTCTTCCAGGCTCTGAATGACGATACCCGGCGGGCGATTCTCGACCTGCTGCGCCAGGGTGACCTGTCTGCAGGCGCGATTGCGGAGCACTTCAAACTGGGCAAACCGACGGTCTCGCATCATCTCGACCTGCTGAAGCGTGCGGGCTTGGTGACTTCGGAGAAGCAGGGGCAGTTCGTGATCTACACGCTCTCCACCAGTGTGCTGGAGGATGCCCTGCGCTGGATTCTCACCCTTACCAAGGGAGGCACGCCTGCCACGCCGACTTCAAATGGCGTGACGAAAGCCTCCTCTTCCAAGACAAAGACAACCCAGATACGCCATGAAAACGATGCTCAAAAGGGAATGGCTGCTTCTTCTCGTCATCGCAGCCCCGTTCGTGTTTCTCGCCGCCGTCTGGCCACAGATTCCTGA
- the galU gene encoding UTP--glucose-1-phosphate uridylyltransferase GalU, whose amino-acid sequence MTIRKAVIPAAGFGTRFLPISKAVPKEMLPVVDKPVIQYVVEEAVASGITDILLIISRGKRAIEEHFIANPELEADLEAKGKTEPLEELRKLQSLARIHFVFQPKMGGLGDAIRCAREHVNGEPFAVLLGDALVSNSEGAKPVLRQLMDVHEKHGGSVVALEEVPQEKVSRYGIMGGPEVESGVIRADKFVEKPKPEEAPSRLAVSARYILSASIFDELEKTKPGKGGEIQLTDAMATLMQREPLFGVKYQGRRHDIGNKLDFVKANLWWGLRRPDMAEQLRAYLKELE is encoded by the coding sequence ATGACCATTCGCAAAGCTGTCATTCCCGCCGCCGGTTTCGGTACACGCTTCCTCCCCATCTCCAAGGCTGTGCCCAAGGAGATGCTCCCCGTGGTGGATAAGCCTGTGATCCAGTATGTGGTGGAGGAAGCCGTCGCAAGTGGCATCACGGACATCCTGCTCATCATCAGCCGGGGCAAGCGCGCGATTGAGGAGCATTTCATTGCCAATCCTGAGCTCGAAGCGGATCTCGAAGCCAAGGGCAAGACCGAACCACTCGAAGAACTGCGCAAGCTGCAGAGCCTCGCGCGCATCCACTTTGTCTTCCAACCGAAGATGGGTGGCCTGGGTGACGCCATCCGCTGCGCCCGCGAGCACGTGAATGGCGAGCCTTTCGCCGTGCTGCTGGGCGATGCCCTCGTGTCCAACTCGGAAGGTGCGAAGCCCGTGCTGCGCCAGCTCATGGATGTGCATGAGAAGCATGGTGGCTCCGTGGTGGCGCTCGAAGAAGTGCCTCAGGAGAAAGTGAGCCGCTACGGCATCATGGGCGGCCCGGAAGTGGAGAGTGGCGTGATTCGCGCAGACAAGTTTGTGGAGAAGCCGAAGCCGGAAGAAGCGCCCTCACGCCTCGCCGTCAGCGCGCGCTATATCCTTTCCGCCTCCATCTTTGACGAACTGGAAAAGACCAAGCCCGGCAAGGGTGGTGAAATCCAGCTCACCGACGCCATGGCCACACTGATGCAGCGCGAGCCGCTCTTCGGCGTGAAGTACCAGGGCCGTCGTCACGACATCGGCAACAAGCTCGACTTCGTGAAAGCAAATCTCTGGTGGGGCCTGCGCCGGCCGGACATGGCGGAGCAGCTGAGGGCGTATCTCAAGGAACTGGAGTGA
- a CDS encoding diiron oxygenase, with protein sequence MNTHLWIQYFRANQNRFVEPALPPGGCALPASVLEPLRESLAIFQLGESGGGTRLLKYVRHVVSANRLAGYEEAVGLFIAEEQYHARLLEKAVTYLGGVCLEKQWSNSIFRWLRNHFGVEFNIQILLIAELIAEVYYGVMYRKCGDTALRGVCHKILSDEMRHIAFHTEFLRERLDAMPAWRRWLWRAQFRIFQRVTAVAVAWDHRDCFRALGLSPWEAAAMTFKTGERFLRRLGGSQHLWGARPAALAT encoded by the coding sequence ATGAATACCCATCTCTGGATCCAGTATTTCCGCGCCAATCAGAACCGTTTTGTCGAACCCGCTCTGCCGCCTGGGGGTTGCGCCCTTCCAGCATCCGTGCTCGAGCCGCTGAGGGAATCGCTGGCCATCTTTCAGCTGGGCGAAAGCGGAGGAGGCACACGGCTCCTGAAATATGTGCGGCACGTGGTGAGCGCGAATCGGCTGGCGGGCTATGAAGAAGCAGTAGGGCTCTTCATCGCGGAGGAGCAGTACCACGCCCGCCTGTTGGAGAAGGCGGTAACCTATCTGGGAGGGGTGTGCCTGGAAAAACAGTGGAGTAACTCCATCTTCCGCTGGCTGCGCAACCACTTCGGGGTCGAATTCAACATCCAGATCCTGCTCATCGCCGAGCTGATAGCGGAGGTGTACTACGGCGTCATGTACCGGAAATGCGGTGACACCGCGCTGCGCGGTGTCTGCCACAAGATTCTCTCGGATGAGATGCGGCACATTGCATTTCACACGGAGTTTCTGCGAGAGCGGCTTGATGCCATGCCTGCGTGGCGACGCTGGCTCTGGCGGGCGCAGTTTCGCATCTTCCAGCGGGTCACTGCCGTGGCGGTGGCGTGGGATCACCGGGATTGCTTTCGTGCCTTGGGACTGAGCCCGTGGGAGGCCGCTGCCATGACGTTCAAGACGGGTGAACGTTTCCTCAGGAGGCTTGGCGGATCCCAGCATCTGTGGGGCGCGCGTCCGGCAGCGCTTGCCACGTGA
- a CDS encoding transcriptional regulator yields MIDFSQLDRVIHEKSRLSIMTLLASRSPWSFQELKSELSMSDGNLITHLRTLTKEGYVRELKTVANDSGRPMTQYEITGAGSSAFRAYVKVLEAIVQQSRPK; encoded by the coding sequence ATGATTGATTTCTCCCAGCTCGACCGCGTCATTCATGAGAAGAGCCGTCTCTCCATCATGACACTGCTCGCGAGCCGCAGTCCGTGGAGTTTCCAGGAACTGAAATCCGAGCTGTCCATGAGCGATGGCAATCTCATCACCCACCTGCGCACCCTGACAAAAGAAGGGTATGTGCGCGAGCTGAAGACCGTCGCCAACGACAGCGGCCGTCCCATGACCCAGTACGAAATCACAGGGGCGGGGAGCAGTGCCTTCCGTGCCTACGTGAAGGTGCTGGAGGCCATTGTGCAGCAAAGTCGTCCCAAGTGA